A genomic stretch from Methanomassiliicoccales archaeon includes:
- a CDS encoding radical SAM protein, protein MRLIGLKKAGDRAKIEFYGCPLRCPYCTHIKEPKKEFELEAVLEFVSEPKISEIYIGGAEPTIQKKQLIELLQRLKRMNKRVILKTSGYDPDFLIETKGLIKKYVVEIKCPLDDLRCTTELTNLPEDRARKYLEALKRSLEILRGESVRIWIRVVPGYVTKKAIDRIGKQIAGIASEVLLYQFLSNPENDAPFAGITEPTPSESEMIEMARIMLEHVPKVIVQGKGFANEFMAN, encoded by the coding sequence ATGAGGCTGATAGGACTCAAAAAAGCAGGCGACCGTGCGAAAATCGAGTTTTACGGATGTCCTCTTCGATGTCCATACTGTACGCACATAAAAGAACCAAAAAAAGAGTTTGAACTAGAAGCAGTCCTTGAATTTGTCTCTGAACCGAAGATCTCAGAAATTTACATCGGCGGCGCTGAGCCAACAATTCAAAAGAAGCAACTAATCGAATTGCTCCAGCGACTGAAGCGTATGAATAAAAGAGTAATACTCAAAACAAGCGGTTACGATCCAGATTTTCTCATTGAAACGAAAGGATTGATTAAGAAATATGTTGTTGAAATCAAGTGCCCACTTGATGACCTCCGCTGCACAACCGAACTCACAAATCTCCCTGAGGATCGTGCGCGAAAATACCTAGAAGCTTTGAAAAGATCACTGGAGATCCTCAGAGGGGAAAGTGTAAGGATCTGGATCAGAGTCGTTCCAGGATACGTAACTAAGAAAGCAATCGACCGCATAGGAAAGCAGATCGCTGGGATAGCATCTGAAGTTTTACTTTACCAATTTTTAAGCAATCCAGAAAACGACGCTCCATTTGCAGGTATTACAGAGCCAACGCCCTCTGAATCTGAGATGATAGAAATGGCACGTATCATGCTCGAACATGTTCCAAAAGTTATTGTCCAGGGAAAAGGTTTTGCAAATGAGTTTATGGCAAATTGA
- a CDS encoding DUF835 domain-containing protein: MITKGKLYLFIERVPLRTHQILRKELAEGKKVLYISKNAPELLRSQLNFDPERLQIKWLNPRPRNDCIPPMNLTLFEHYVDNFIKENKASIVVLNGIEVLQMWNGFVPVLKILKNVQNKISTNGNSMLISIDPKTQFENQLNLLQNISDEVISSYM, translated from the coding sequence ATGATTACAAAAGGAAAACTATACCTTTTTATCGAGAGAGTCCCTCTGAGAACCCATCAGATTCTGAGAAAGGAGCTTGCTGAAGGTAAAAAGGTTCTTTACATATCGAAAAATGCTCCGGAGTTACTGCGGTCTCAGCTAAACTTCGATCCCGAAAGATTGCAGATTAAATGGTTGAATCCGCGACCCAGGAATGATTGCATCCCGCCTATGAATCTAACCCTGTTCGAGCACTATGTCGACAATTTCATCAAGGAGAATAAGGCCAGTATTGTTGTTTTGAACGGCATCGAAGTTCTCCAGATGTGGAACGGATTCGTCCCTGTGTTGAAGATTTTAAAAAATGTTCAGAATAAGATCAGTACGAACGGCAATAGTATGCTGATCAGCATTGATCCGAAAACTCAGTTTGAAAACCAGTTAAATTTGCTTCAAAATATTTCCGATGAGGTTATTTCCAGTTATATGTGA
- a CDS encoding phosphoenolpyruvate carboxykinase, whose protein sequence is MSEIQIIEFMKLIKKLPEMPNVQIPTAEQLRRLSESYGNLTEFGNYNFCSAVRNRSAGLTVYIGNERVRQKGLTREQQEILKKWPKTMRLVARYLQKAPLYYIPLTMGHNDTFNPHCNLIISRYRADYVRLAYMVYKTLFERSDRPGPEIYLVDLPEWQEKDRQILVFPEEHLTIVLGSDYYGEIKKGFLRMGMYLAKEHNMLGLHAGAKMIWARGGDGRIKKLGMIIFGLTATGKTTHSCHHHGLLEPGEKVRIVQDDVIFLKKSGETFGTERGFYIKTEGLNPDVHPLLYKAATSKNAILENVMVDYTGKVYFDDDVLTGNGRGIIQFDDLGEWRNEEINLPPIRDLDKLIIAFITRRNTVLPIVTKLNKAQAAGAFMLGESVESSGGDPRRAGESIRVVGMNPFIVGDEADEGNWFYDFLEENENSVECYQLNTGGVGELAVTESDGTKRIVRKATRVEIHEMASIIRNICRGTIRWRKEAYFNTLVPEEVEGVDMKRFELRNYYSEEEIFALVENLKRERREYLLRFKNLYPEILEEFSF, encoded by the coding sequence TTGAGCGAAATTCAAATTATTGAATTTATGAAGTTGATCAAGAAATTGCCTGAGATGCCGAATGTGCAGATACCTACAGCGGAGCAACTAAGGCGGTTAAGTGAGAGTTACGGGAATCTCACCGAATTCGGAAACTACAACTTCTGCTCGGCTGTGAGAAATCGTAGCGCGGGTCTCACGGTTTATATAGGAAACGAGAGAGTCCGTCAGAAAGGGTTGACTAGAGAGCAGCAAGAAATCCTGAAAAAGTGGCCGAAGACGATGAGACTGGTTGCAAGGTATCTTCAGAAAGCACCGCTTTATTACATCCCGCTAACGATGGGACATAATGATACTTTTAATCCGCACTGCAATCTGATTATCTCAAGATACCGTGCTGATTATGTAAGACTCGCATACATGGTTTACAAGACCTTGTTCGAACGATCTGATAGACCTGGACCTGAGATTTATCTGGTAGATCTTCCCGAATGGCAGGAAAAGGATCGCCAAATCCTCGTGTTTCCAGAGGAACATCTCACGATCGTCCTTGGTAGCGATTACTATGGCGAAATAAAGAAAGGATTTCTGCGCATGGGAATGTATCTCGCAAAGGAACACAACATGCTAGGCCTCCACGCAGGTGCAAAAATGATTTGGGCGAGAGGCGGTGATGGAAGAATCAAGAAACTCGGCATGATCATTTTCGGGCTTACGGCGACGGGGAAGACAACACACTCTTGCCATCACCACGGGCTTCTCGAGCCCGGTGAAAAAGTCAGAATCGTCCAAGATGATGTTATCTTTCTGAAAAAATCTGGTGAGACTTTCGGTACGGAAAGAGGCTTTTACATAAAAACCGAAGGCTTGAATCCAGACGTACATCCACTTCTCTATAAGGCGGCAACCAGTAAAAACGCGATCTTGGAAAACGTCATGGTCGATTACACGGGAAAGGTCTACTTCGATGATGATGTTCTCACTGGAAACGGAAGGGGCATTATCCAGTTTGACGATCTGGGAGAATGGAGGAACGAGGAAATCAATCTTCCTCCAATTCGCGATTTAGATAAACTGATCATCGCATTCATCACACGTCGTAACACTGTGCTGCCAATTGTTACAAAACTTAATAAAGCACAGGCAGCAGGTGCATTCATGCTCGGCGAATCCGTTGAATCGAGTGGCGGTGATCCTAGGCGAGCGGGGGAATCAATCAGAGTCGTTGGTATGAACCCTTTCATCGTGGGCGATGAAGCGGATGAAGGAAACTGGTTTTATGATTTTCTCGAAGAGAATGAAAATAGTGTGGAATGCTATCAGCTCAACACCGGTGGTGTTGGAGAACTCGCGGTCACCGAAAGCGATGGGACGAAAAGAATTGTTAGAAAGGCAACAAGGGTAGAAATCCACGAAATGGCATCGATCATCAGGAACATCTGCAGAGGAACGATTAGGTGGAGGAAAGAGGCATACTTTAACACACTGGTACCCGAAGAGGTTGAAGGCGTGGACATGAAAAGATTCGAACTGAGGAATTACTATTCGGAGGAGGAGATTTTCGCACTTGTCGAAAATCTTAAACGAGAAAGAAGAGAATATCTACTGCGTTTCAAGAATCTTTATCCTGAAATCCTGGAAGAGTTCAGTTTCTGA
- a CDS encoding cupin domain-containing protein, giving the protein MKIFRYQEATEFEPIAGVRRRMLACGEKAQIVEYFLPKGTIFPLHMHPHEQTGFVERGVLRVSIGGQEYILGAGDGYYIPPNVEHSTTALEDCINVDVFSPPRDEYKDR; this is encoded by the coding sequence ATGAAGATTTTTAGGTATCAGGAAGCGACAGAATTCGAGCCTATTGCCGGTGTGAGGAGACGAATGCTTGCCTGTGGTGAGAAGGCACAAATCGTTGAATACTTCCTCCCAAAGGGCACAATCTTTCCGCTTCACATGCATCCTCACGAACAGACAGGCTTCGTAGAACGAGGCGTACTCCGTGTCTCTATCGGGGGTCAGGAGTATATTCTTGGCGCAGGAGATGGTTATTATATTCCACCGAATGTTGAACATTCAACGACGGCACTCGAGGACTGCATTAATGTAGATGTTTTTTCTCCACCGCGGGATGAGTACAAAGATCGTTGA
- a CDS encoding DUF2117 domain-containing protein, with amino-acid sequence MKQAGNEARKVLIPYNELADVMRIGIVVHGPEAIDTGLLQKVMKIAKEKSATVKTIMSGYTGIAAVIDAGLENLIDIDQRVVPSEALLMLDKETDVLILVNYGKNRESIIRFGEIVYSKVKDKLEKPLSQIDNGVMIEWKHAEIPIIIEIAERLGLERIEAPKISTSTKDEKWRTIRGIVPGENIWINGIVVGRAISSEVAIARNEKGRLIARGIQLKQSGVERLGTFDPFTARVRSGVVRRTKATPRSLAKKERKGIYLIDHATEDAIYSCRNARFVITVGDDTSKTAANVLYRFGVPTIAITDGDEDGICDERIFYPGSIVMRLKSGFDDLIGNELKNLIFKNSNMIDDDISLERIARVIRKLAGDSLITEERY; translated from the coding sequence ATGAAGCAAGCAGGAAACGAGGCGAGGAAAGTTCTCATTCCTTATAACGAATTAGCCGACGTGATGAGAATAGGCATCGTCGTTCACGGACCCGAGGCTATCGATACAGGATTACTCCAGAAAGTGATGAAGATCGCGAAGGAAAAATCAGCGACGGTGAAGACGATCATGAGCGGTTATACTGGTATAGCTGCCGTCATCGATGCTGGCCTCGAAAATCTTATCGATATCGATCAGCGCGTCGTTCCATCTGAAGCGCTTTTGATGCTCGACAAAGAAACAGACGTTCTCATTCTTGTTAACTATGGCAAAAATAGAGAATCGATCATCCGCTTTGGAGAGATTGTTTATTCAAAAGTCAAAGACAAACTTGAGAAACCTCTGAGCCAGATCGATAATGGGGTCATGATTGAATGGAAGCACGCGGAGATACCGATTATTATCGAGATTGCAGAGAGACTCGGTCTTGAAAGGATTGAGGCTCCAAAGATTTCGACTTCTACCAAAGATGAAAAGTGGAGAACGATCAGGGGCATCGTTCCAGGTGAAAACATTTGGATAAACGGAATCGTCGTCGGAAGGGCAATCTCATCGGAAGTCGCAATCGCAAGAAATGAAAAAGGACGATTAATAGCAAGAGGAATCCAGCTAAAGCAGAGTGGCGTCGAACGCTTGGGGACTTTCGATCCGTTTACAGCCCGAGTGAGAAGCGGCGTTGTTAGACGCACAAAGGCAACGCCGCGTAGTCTCGCAAAGAAGGAAAGAAAGGGAATTTATTTGATTGATCATGCAACCGAAGACGCGATTTATTCATGCAGAAATGCAAGATTCGTGATCACCGTTGGTGATGATACCAGTAAAACAGCGGCGAATGTCCTTTATCGTTTTGGTGTTCCGACTATAGCTATCACAGATGGCGATGAAGATGGTATTTGCGACGAGAGAATATTTTACCCAGGATCGATTGTGATGAGGTTAAAGAGTGGATTCGACGACTTGATCGGAAACGAATTGAAGAATCTTATTTTCAAAAATAGCAACATGATCGATGATGATATATCGCTGGAAAGAATTGCTCGTGTAATTCGAAAACTCGCGGGTGATTCACTTATTACGGAGGAAAGATACTGA
- a CDS encoding isocitrate/isopropylmalate dehydrogenase family protein: MKKVVVIGGDGIGPDVVSSAVTVLKSLDLPIEFVDGEMGYECFRRRGTYLPQSTLDLLEESDACLFGALTTPSDPGYKSPLLFIRQYFDLYANVRPFKRLVPSIGLVDMDLVIVRENTEDVYTGIEREDNDGVVLERRITERACRRIVRFAIGLCEKERRQRITCVHKANVMRKSDGLFRRVFFEEVRNTKLLANEMHVDAMAAALIMRPYAYDCLVTLNLYGDILSDEAAALVGGLGLAPSANIGETFGLFEPCHGSAPDIAGKGIANPTAAILSSALMLRFLGECASAEKIESAVSAAIERGIRTPDIGGSYTTKMFTEALLQIMEEIGD, encoded by the coding sequence TTGAAAAAAGTCGTCGTCATTGGTGGCGATGGCATCGGCCCAGATGTCGTTTCTTCAGCAGTGACTGTTCTCAAGTCACTCGATCTCCCGATCGAATTCGTAGACGGAGAGATGGGATACGAATGTTTTCGGAGAAGAGGCACCTATCTGCCTCAATCAACGCTCGATTTACTTGAGGAATCGGATGCCTGTCTTTTTGGTGCCCTAACGACCCCTTCCGATCCTGGTTATAAGTCCCCGTTGCTATTCATAAGGCAATATTTCGATTTGTACGCGAATGTCCGCCCGTTCAAGCGACTCGTTCCCTCAATTGGACTTGTCGATATGGATCTTGTGATTGTCCGTGAGAACACGGAAGATGTCTACACAGGTATAGAAAGAGAAGATAACGATGGTGTCGTTCTCGAACGAAGGATTACCGAGAGAGCCTGCAGGCGAATTGTCAGGTTTGCAATCGGTCTTTGTGAAAAGGAAAGAAGACAGAGAATCACATGCGTCCACAAGGCCAATGTCATGAGGAAATCCGACGGTCTTTTTAGAAGGGTCTTTTTTGAGGAAGTCAGGAACACAAAACTCCTTGCAAATGAAATGCATGTTGACGCGATGGCTGCCGCCCTCATCATGAGACCATACGCATACGATTGCCTTGTAACCCTCAATCTCTACGGCGACATTCTTTCCGATGAAGCCGCAGCGCTTGTAGGAGGTCTCGGACTCGCGCCGTCTGCAAACATCGGAGAGACATTTGGCCTGTTTGAGCCATGTCATGGATCCGCACCAGATATCGCGGGCAAAGGTATTGCTAATCCGACCGCTGCGATTCTTTCATCCGCGCTCATGCTGAGATTTCTCGGCGAATGCGCATCCGCTGAAAAGATAGAGAGCGCTGTTTCTGCGGCGATCGAACGCGGTATCAGAACACCAGATATCGGAGGATCCTACACCACGAAGATGTTTACCGAGGCGCTGCTACAAATCATGGAGGAGATTGGTGATTGA
- a CDS encoding deoxyhypusine synthase produces the protein MSKDRPVKDMRLKIPMTVDELIREMKDSGGFTARKLSDAVDIVEKMLKDEECTVFLSFPACIMATGTRGVIVELAKRKLIDVIITTCGTLDHDLARCWKNYYHGDFFMDDAELRKRGISRLGNVLVPDESYGLILEEKLAPLFEEIFSKKNSLSTREIIDAVGERLDNTDSLIYWCHQNSIPIFVPGITDGAFGTQLWMYWQTHRKMSIDLFKDEQDLSDIVFEAKETGAIIIGGGISKHHTIWWNQFRGGLDSVVYLTTAQEYDGSLSGARVREAVSWGKVKETADEVTVEGDATITFPIIVASVLERLEGRN, from the coding sequence ATGTCAAAGGATAGACCTGTCAAGGATATGAGGCTTAAAATACCAATGACCGTCGATGAATTGATTCGCGAAATGAAAGATTCTGGCGGATTTACAGCGAGGAAACTATCGGACGCAGTTGATATTGTTGAAAAAATGTTAAAGGATGAGGAGTGTACTGTATTTCTATCATTTCCCGCGTGTATAATGGCCACCGGCACAAGGGGAGTTATTGTTGAGCTGGCAAAGAGGAAACTCATTGATGTGATTATAACGACGTGCGGAACCCTCGATCACGACCTTGCCAGATGCTGGAAAAATTATTACCATGGGGATTTCTTCATGGATGACGCTGAGTTAAGAAAGAGAGGTATCAGCAGACTGGGAAATGTACTCGTTCCAGATGAAAGCTACGGTTTGATCCTTGAAGAAAAACTTGCTCCGCTCTTTGAAGAAATATTCAGCAAGAAGAACTCGCTTTCGACGAGAGAAATTATCGATGCCGTCGGGGAACGATTGGATAACACCGATTCATTGATTTACTGGTGTCATCAGAACAGCATTCCGATTTTTGTCCCAGGAATTACAGACGGCGCCTTCGGAACACAGCTTTGGATGTACTGGCAGACGCACAGAAAAATGTCAATTGATTTGTTTAAGGATGAGCAGGATCTCTCCGATATCGTATTCGAGGCGAAGGAAACAGGGGCGATTATCATAGGTGGCGGTATCTCAAAGCATCACACGATCTGGTGGAATCAATTCCGTGGCGGACTGGATTCTGTTGTGTATTTGACAACAGCTCAGGAATACGATGGTAGTTTATCTGGTGCAAGAGTTCGTGAGGCGGTATCTTGGGGAAAGGTGAAGGAGACGGCTGACGAAGTCACGGTCGAGGGCGATGCAACGATTACCTTTCCGATCATCGTTGCAAGTGTTCTTGAGAGACTGGAGGGTCGAAATTGA
- a CDS encoding cation transporter, with protein sequence MKISHSSSRKNLSTFSFLSSLIVLKRVKAARVSIISNASLVCLKLIAGTLMFSISIISEALHSIMDLIAAIVANYSVRKAIQPADSDHAYGHGKYENVAGVVEALLIFFASAIIVYESGMKIISGTGVEFIEIGIVIMGISVVVNFFVSRYLWEVAEDEDSIALKADSLHLKTDVFTSLGVFLGLIAMSVTKLAILDPLIAIGIAFLILRAAYNLFRESSRGLVDEKLPAEEEMVIRNVLLEHMPSYIEFHSLRTRKAGNQRFIDMHVVVNPEMSVEDSHKIVDHLEQEIAKRLPNTSVLIHVEPQDWRSSPTVNEKGEI encoded by the coding sequence ATGAAAATCAGCCACTCATCATCAAGAAAAAACCTAAGTACGTTTAGTTTTCTCAGCTCTCTGATAGTCTTGAAAAGAGTCAAGGCAGCAAGAGTTTCGATCATCAGCAATGCCTCGCTCGTGTGCCTGAAATTAATAGCAGGTACCCTGATGTTTTCTATCAGCATTATTTCTGAAGCCTTGCACTCGATTATGGATTTGATTGCCGCAATCGTCGCAAATTATTCCGTCAGAAAAGCTATACAGCCAGCCGATTCCGATCATGCGTACGGTCATGGCAAGTATGAGAATGTGGCAGGCGTCGTTGAAGCTCTGCTGATTTTTTTCGCATCGGCGATCATTGTCTATGAATCTGGAATGAAGATCATTAGTGGCACGGGTGTAGAATTTATTGAAATTGGTATCGTCATCATGGGCATCTCGGTCGTTGTCAACTTTTTTGTTTCGCGTTACTTATGGGAAGTGGCGGAGGATGAAGACTCAATTGCATTAAAGGCTGATTCTCTTCACCTGAAGACGGACGTTTTCACCTCATTAGGAGTTTTTCTCGGTTTGATTGCGATGTCAGTAACAAAATTAGCTATCCTCGACCCATTGATCGCGATTGGAATTGCCTTTCTTATCCTCAGAGCTGCATATAATCTCTTCAGGGAGTCGAGTCGAGGTCTCGTCGATGAGAAGCTACCTGCAGAGGAAGAAATGGTCATTAGAAATGTGTTACTCGAACACATGCCGAGCTACATAGAATTTCATTCGCTGAGGACGAGGAAAGCAGGGAACCAGAGATTCATCGACATGCACGTCGTCGTAAATCCTGAAATGAGCGTGGAGGATTCACATAAGATTGTCGATCATCTTGAACAGGAAATCGCGAAGAGATTACCAAATACAAGTGTTCTTATTCACGTCGAACCGCAAGACTGGCGTAGTTCACCTACAGTAAACGAAAAAGGAGAGATTTAG
- a CDS encoding MFS transporter, with product MADLKRLAVYLGSFIGPVSGNAVLALVPTLKNEFNASAPSVLLSISFFMIPFAFFTLLSGTISDVYDRKKTVAIGFSFYAIGSVMCALSPNLAVFLFSRTVQGFGYGFVNPVLVAILGDIVPYEERGKAMGYLGAATTAGIALGPFIAGFIVLISWRAVFVFIAILVMCVAIFFDRQFRNVIFSKGSRAPREILRNLRKGMSDKGVFILSAAGFLTFLGYISTISFMSDHLSLPPLGLSESEIGTVMATTGIAGILAAPIGGKLTDKIGRFATPTIGYTFVIFSMIMLNYAESVYLIVASLIVLGTGTAIVWAPLLTLSVEIRPAQRGTTSSLFNGARFFGYSLAPLVAAPMYIANGIEAIYIFTIVLAVLATIAVWFVRLFAKATSLDPSAPRSQ from the coding sequence GTGGCCGATCTGAAGAGGCTTGCTGTCTATCTGGGTTCATTCATCGGTCCCGTTTCGGGAAACGCTGTATTAGCGCTTGTTCCGACGCTGAAAAACGAATTCAATGCATCGGCACCATCCGTACTCCTTTCGATTTCATTCTTTATGATTCCTTTTGCATTTTTTACTCTCCTGTCAGGTACGATCTCAGATGTTTATGATAGAAAGAAGACCGTCGCGATTGGTTTTTCATTTTACGCGATTGGTAGTGTGATGTGCGCGTTAAGCCCAAATCTCGCCGTTTTTCTCTTCTCGCGAACGGTTCAAGGCTTTGGTTACGGATTTGTCAACCCAGTGCTCGTTGCGATTCTCGGTGATATCGTGCCGTATGAAGAGCGAGGAAAGGCGATGGGATATCTCGGTGCAGCTACGACTGCGGGAATTGCTCTAGGTCCGTTTATTGCGGGTTTCATTGTACTGATCAGTTGGCGGGCGGTATTCGTTTTCATCGCGATTCTCGTGATGTGCGTGGCAATTTTCTTCGACAGGCAGTTTAGAAATGTTATTTTCAGTAAAGGCTCTCGTGCGCCGAGAGAAATTCTGAGAAATTTGAGAAAGGGAATGAGCGACAAAGGTGTTTTCATTCTTTCCGCCGCTGGCTTCCTGACGTTTCTGGGATACATCAGCACAATTTCCTTCATGTCCGACCATTTATCGCTTCCTCCGCTGGGGCTTTCTGAAAGTGAAATTGGAACTGTCATGGCTACAACGGGAATCGCTGGAATCCTGGCAGCGCCGATCGGAGGAAAGCTCACTGACAAAATTGGAAGATTTGCCACGCCGACAATCGGTTATACGTTCGTCATATTTTCAATGATCATGCTGAATTATGCAGAATCGGTCTATCTCATCGTTGCATCGTTGATTGTTCTCGGAACGGGAACAGCGATTGTCTGGGCGCCGCTACTAACACTTTCCGTCGAGATAAGACCAGCGCAGAGAGGCACGACCTCATCGCTTTTCAATGGGGCAAGGTTTTTTGGTTACTCACTCGCTCCGCTTGTTGCCGCTCCGATGTATATTGCGAATGGAATTGAAGCGATATACATTTTCACTATTGTTCTTGCAGTACTCGCTACAATAGCGGTTTGGTTTGTTAGACTTTTTGCAAAAGCTACTTCTCTCGATCCCAGCGCTCCAAGATCTCAGTGA
- a CDS encoding thymidylate kinase yields MRWIVVDGIDGSGKTTHALWIKEYYQKKGESTLIYFHPSEKIPGKISKVALKKSGRMMQLVAAVFFIFDVLCSLKSMKRESKRYDNIVFVRYLMATAYLPERFVDSGYNFFRKLLPIPERLLLIDIDPVIAYTRITARQEEIEMFEALDQLEKIRKRMLALAKNNWCVIDNSCCDEESVKQLTEILERWDREK; encoded by the coding sequence ATGCGATGGATTGTTGTCGATGGAATTGATGGCTCTGGAAAAACCACACATGCCTTATGGATTAAGGAATATTATCAGAAAAAGGGTGAATCAACATTGATCTATTTTCACCCGTCAGAAAAGATCCCTGGTAAGATTTCAAAAGTCGCCCTCAAGAAATCGGGAAGGATGATGCAACTCGTCGCTGCTGTCTTTTTCATCTTCGATGTTCTATGCTCCCTAAAATCAATGAAAAGGGAATCGAAACGTTACGACAACATCGTTTTTGTCAGATATCTTATGGCCACGGCATATCTTCCAGAACGATTCGTAGATTCAGGCTACAACTTTTTCAGAAAACTTCTGCCGATTCCCGAGAGATTATTGCTTATCGATATCGATCCCGTAATTGCTTACACAAGAATTACAGCACGTCAGGAAGAAATAGAGATGTTCGAAGCTCTTGACCAGCTCGAAAAAATCCGCAAACGAATGCTAGCGCTTGCGAAAAATAACTGGTGCGTCATTGACAACAGCTGCTGCGACGAAGAATCTGTGAAACAGCTCACTGAGATCTTGGAGCGCTGGGATCGAGAGAAGTAG
- a CDS encoding phosphatidate cytidylyltransferase translates to MQLNGDLFGLALVYGYVLLVVVISFIMKKRWNGDARRKFVHIAVGNIVFFWWIFDNAWVMAFLAAAPFIPLLLLVSPYSPIPRLRESILGQTSEEGHGLGLVMYAISWTILAYVFFEDRIIASIGIVAMSYGDGFGGYVGKRYGKRRILRNKSLEGSFAVFLATTISAFLITEYYRFLHQNGFFSATIPALMITTQISLTTGIFVSIIELITPGDIDNLVIPLLTSGMLYLLGI, encoded by the coding sequence ATGCAATTAAACGGCGACCTGTTTGGACTTGCCCTTGTTTACGGGTATGTTCTTCTGGTTGTTGTAATTTCTTTTATCATGAAGAAAAGATGGAACGGAGACGCGAGAAGAAAATTCGTGCATATCGCTGTAGGAAACATCGTTTTCTTCTGGTGGATCTTCGATAATGCGTGGGTTATGGCCTTTCTCGCAGCTGCCCCTTTCATCCCATTGTTGCTACTTGTCTCTCCCTATTCCCCAATTCCAAGGTTGCGGGAATCGATTTTAGGTCAAACCTCAGAAGAAGGACACGGCCTTGGTCTCGTCATGTATGCAATTTCTTGGACAATTCTTGCATACGTATTTTTTGAGGATAGGATAATAGCATCGATCGGGATTGTCGCGATGTCGTATGGTGATGGATTTGGAGGATACGTCGGGAAAAGATACGGAAAACGAAGGATTCTCAGAAATAAGAGTCTTGAAGGATCCTTTGCTGTTTTTCTCGCCACAACGATCTCAGCGTTTTTGATAACGGAGTATTACAGATTCTTACACCAGAATGGCTTCTTCAGCGCTACTATTCCGGCTCTGATGATCACGACTCAGATTTCACTTACCACCGGGATATTCGTTTCTATTATTGAGTTGATCACACCTGGAGACATCGACAATCTTGTGATTCCGCTTCTCACCTCAGGAATGCTTTACCTTCTGGGGATATAG
- a CDS encoding KaiA-binding protein codes for MKKLQSLSRIPTGIPGLDEMIEGGFPFPSVILVSGTAGTGKTTFALKFLCKGAELGERGLYITTLSEPTQWMLRFAAQFDFVRPEYFGNEIVYMDLGAILREMDGNQILDTIENKIAEVIPQRIVIDPVTVVGSMIKSDYRTFLFDMANMLKNWNATTVVTGEVNPDELYPPEIAYAVDGIILLMFSEEAGARRKYLEVLKMRGTNHLTGRQSIDITRSEGIVVLKARF; via the coding sequence ATGAAGAAACTACAAAGTCTATCAAGAATTCCAACTGGAATACCTGGTCTTGATGAAATGATCGAAGGAGGATTTCCGTTCCCATCCGTGATACTTGTTTCAGGCACTGCTGGTACTGGTAAGACGACCTTTGCTCTGAAATTCCTTTGTAAAGGCGCAGAACTCGGAGAACGCGGGCTTTACATAACAACTCTGAGTGAGCCAACTCAGTGGATGCTGAGGTTTGCTGCTCAGTTCGATTTCGTGAGACCAGAGTATTTCGGAAACGAGATTGTTTATATGGATCTCGGTGCGATTCTCAGAGAGATGGACGGCAATCAGATTCTGGATACGATTGAGAACAAGATTGCGGAAGTTATCCCACAGAGAATTGTTATCGATCCCGTCACTGTTGTTGGCAGTATGATTAAAAGCGATTACAGGACATTCCTTTTCGATATGGCGAACATGTTGAAGAATTGGAATGCAACAACAGTAGTCACGGGAGAAGTCAATCCAGACGAGCTGTACCCGCCTGAAATTGCTTATGCAGTCGATGGGATTATTCTCTTGATGTTTTCAGAGGAAGCTGGCGCGCGAAGGAAGTATCTTGAAGTCTTAAAAATGAGGGGAACTAATCACCTGACTGGAAGGCAATCAATTGACATTACGAGGTCAGAGGGGATCGTCGTTCTCAAAGCAAGATTCTGA